A region of the Deltaproteobacteria bacterium CG2_30_66_27 genome:
TTCCTGCACACGCAATTCAGCTTCCCGCAAACCGGGCAAGGTTCTTTCGGGCACACACACGGACTCTTGCCACACACGGGACACGGCCGCGGAGGCACAATATCGCACTGGCAGGGGCGGCCTCCGCATTTCGGACACGGTTTCGGCTCCTCCGGTTCAATCGGTTCCCCATCCCATTCCGGATCGCTGAAATGATGGTGCGCCTTCACGAAGTCGTAGATCGTGAAGTAGTCCTTGCCATCGTATAGCCGCGTGCCACGCCCGATGATCTGCTTGAACTCGATGATGGAGTTGATGGGGCGCATGAGGACGATGTTGCGGATGTTGCGGGCGTCCACCCCGGTGGAAAGCTTTTGCGACGTGGTCAGGATCGTCGGGATAGTCTTCTCGTTGTCCTGAAAGTCGAGCAGGTGCTGTTCGCCGAGCGCGCCGTCGTTGGCCGTGACCCGCTGGCAGTAGTTCGGTTCTTTGCTCGACTTCATCTGGTTGATGAGGTCGCGTACAGCCAGCGCATGATCCTGCGTGGCGCAGAACACCAGCGTCTTCTCGTTCTGGTGGATCTGCTCCATGAACAGTTTCACGCGGTGGGCCTCCCGTGCCTTGATCTCGATGATCTTGTTGAAGTCGGTTTCCGTGTAGCGCTTCCCGGTTTCGATCTCGCCCTCGATCAACTGGTCGTCGGACGTATACACATACTCGTCGAGGGTCGTGGAAATCTGCTTCACCTTGAACGGCGTGAGGAACCCGTCGTTGATGCCTTCCTTGAGCGAGTAGATGTAGACCGGCTCGCCGAAGTAGGCGTAGGTGTCCACGTTGTCCTTACGCTTGGGCGTGGCGGTGAGGCCAAGTTGCACGGCCGGGGCGAAGTATTCGAGGATGCCGCGCCAGTTGCTCTCGTCGTTCGCGCCGCCGCGATGGCACTCGTCGATGACGATGAAGTCGAAGAAGTCCGGCGGGTATTCGCCAAACCAGGGCGACGGCTTGCCATCCTTCGGCGGCCCGCTCATAAAAGTCTGGAAGATGGTGAAGAACAGACTGCCGTTCTTCGGCACCTTGCCCTTCTTGCGGATATCCTCTGGATCGATCCGCACCATCGCGTCCTCGGGGAAAGCGGAGAAGGCGTTATAGGCCTGGTTGGCGAGGATGTTACGGTCGGCGAGGAAGAGGATGCGTGGACGGCGTGACGGCTCCCGGCTCAGGTTCCAGCGGCTATAAAACAGTTTCCATGCAATCTGAAACGCGATAAAGGTCTTGCCTGTCCCGGTGGCGAGTGTGAGCAGGATGCGGTTACGATCCTCCGCGATCGCCTCCATCACCCGTTCGACGGCGATGTCCTGGTAGTAGCGGCTTGGATGCGAGCCGCCCTTGTCCTCGAACGGCACGTCGGCGAAGCGGTCGCGCCATTCGTTCACTTCGGCAAAGGTCATCTCCCAAAGTTCGTCCGGCGTGGGGTAGCGCTCCACCTCGCCTTCCGCGCCCGTCTCCATGTCGATGCCGTAAATTGCTTGCCCGTTGGTGGAGTACGTGACGCGCACGGCGAGCCTGTCCGCGTAGTCCTTCGCCTGTCCTACGCCCTCCGTGGAGGGCTTGCCCCACGCTTTCGCCTCGACCACGGCGAGTTTGGTGTTGCGATAGACCAGCACATAGTCGGCGGTGATCGCCTTGCCCCGACGGCCCGCGCCTTCCACCCTCCCCGGAGTGATGGAATACTCCCGGTGGATGCGGCTTCCTTCCACCACACCCCAACCCGCCGCCTTGAGGGCGGGGTCGATGTGTTCGGCGCGGGTTTCGGCCTCGTTCATTTTTTCTTCCCGGCCTTCTTCATGGGCAAGGAGCGTGATGCCTTCCCGGGCGGCAGAAAATTGTCGGCGGACACCACGGGTCTGCCGGTCCTGGCCTCCAGTTCCTTGCGCGCCTGTTTGGCAATTGCTCCGCCCTGTGTGGCTGCCACCTTGTTTTCGGCCATCCCGGTCGCGTCATCCGTTTCGGCGATCTGTCGCGTCGACAACTCCGCCAGCGCGGAGAAAATCAGTTCCGCCTCGCTCATGTGGTCGCGCAGATTTTGTTCGTGCAAGCCCTTCCTGGCCTTGTGCGTCTTCACGCTCACGCCCGACCATTCCTGATGA
Encoded here:
- a CDS encoding restriction endonuclease subunit R produces the protein MNEAETRAEHIDPALKAAGWGVVEGSRIHREYSITPGRVEGAGRRGKAITADYVLVYRNTKLAVVEAKAWGKPSTEGVGQAKDYADRLAVRVTYSTNGQAIYGIDMETGAEGEVERYPTPDELWEMTFAEVNEWRDRFADVPFEDKGGSHPSRYYQDIAVERVMEAIAEDRNRILLTLATGTGKTFIAFQIAWKLFYSRWNLSREPSRRPRILFLADRNILANQAYNAFSAFPEDAMVRIDPEDIRKKGKVPKNGSLFFTIFQTFMSGPPKDGKPSPWFGEYPPDFFDFIVIDECHRGGANDESNWRGILEYFAPAVQLGLTATPKRKDNVDTYAYFGEPVYIYSLKEGINDGFLTPFKVKQISTTLDEYVYTSDDQLIEGEIETGKRYTETDFNKIIEIKAREAHRVKLFMEQIHQNEKTLVFCATQDHALAVRDLINQMKSSKEPNYCQRVTANDGALGEQHLLDFQDNEKTIPTILTTSQKLSTGVDARNIRNIVLMRPINSIIEFKQIIGRGTRLYDGKDYFTIYDFVKAHHHFSDPEWDGEPIEPEEPKPCPKCGGRPCQCDIVPPRPCPVCGKSPCVCPKEPCPVCGKLNCVCRKKTRAKVKLADGKERTIQHMMATTFWHPDGTPMSAQQFMELLFGKLPEFFKDEAELRAIWSAPETRKKILQGLAEKGFGGEQLAEMQKIIDAEKSDIFDVLAHVAYALPPVTREVRAANAKVQINARFSARQQVFLDFVLSHYVSVGVGELDQEKLTPLLRLKYHNSISDAVADLGRPDEIGKVFAGFQKYLYQQQAAA